The stretch of DNA CCTCTGTAATTCATAAGTCCGTATTTGTTTGCGAAAGTCAGCACCTCAGGATTTCTACGTTCATTCCTCCCTCATCCAGTCtgaccctccacctccaagtccAGCGTCCCTGAACCCAGCACTGACAACCTTTTACCACCTCATTTTACTTCTGTGCAACAAACACCTCCCTTGCAAGAACAAACACATCTCCTGCCAGAAGGGgttatttattctgttttcctcCATGATAGGAACTCGGGGCATAAATGCAAGAAGGGGTGAACTATGTTGAAAAATGGGTCTTGGATGACATAAAATTTGGATTACTGCAGGCAAGCATCTTAAAACAAATGACGTATTGGGTGTCTCTCTTTATccaaagcagttttttttaatcatttatttattttttattggaaaatcagatttatagagagaaagatctttcatccactgattcactccccaagtggttgcaatggccagagctcagctccgagctgatctgaagtcaagggCCAGCAGCTGCTTCCGGGTCACTCatgcaggcacaggatcccagggctttgggccgtcctctattgctctcccgggccacaagcagggtgctgaaagggaagtggagcaggtgggaaacAAACAGATGCCTATATgaaattccagcacatgcaaggccagggccttagccactaggttatcacactgggccctatccAAAGCATTTTAGAATTGGATTTTGCCAAAACCATCTTGCTCCCCTTACTCACCAGCTCAGTGTCAAACCTAAGCACACTCAATTACAAAGTAATTAAACCAGAAAACCTTTGTACTATTTCTGTGGTGAAACATTGTTTTTAGCCATCATTTAGTATTACATATTGGAgagcaaaaaaagaataaatgtaatggaaaagggaaaaagagaagacCTGAACGTTAATAGGGGGTTTCACCAAGCTTGTGCTTGCTTTAGTGCTCAAGCACTCAGCACAAAATCCCAGGCCAACATCAGGGGCAACCTGGGAGGCTTGTGTGAGAGCTCTCAACttctttatttatctgttttcacTTAGCTACCAATAACAACTTATTTCTCAAATCCCGTCACATAAAAGCCTCTAAAGTACTGCAATGAATAGATTACCCTTAGAACTGAATCCACAGTTGCTGAAGGACTCTCCCGTTCCAATCCTAATGCAGAAGATAGAGCTAATAAAATCATTACACCCGTCCGCACACCATTTGAGATGAGACGAGTTAACAGTTTAATAAAAAAGGGTGGAAAAAAACCCcagaaaaacataaagaaaaaaagggtTAATAGTTTAATACTGAGTAGTTACTATTAACAATAGCTATTGATTTCATCTTGGATGAACCGAAAGACTCAGGCTATTTTGTCGCTGTGTTTTGCGTCACTAAAAATTACCCTAAGTCCTTTCCACCATCCCTCAGACCTGTAAGGTGCACTGAGGGAGACAATGTGACACAGCTGCCAATTTGAATCCACTTTGAGTTCTTATTCTTTTCTATAGTTTTCTGGTATTCAGACATTGGCTATGCAGAATTTTCCCAAAGTGAGCACTCAGCATCTTTGGTGGTTATTTTCTTACAAGTACCTCTTACACAGCAGTGATACATCAACTAGTTGGTAGCATGAAGAGAATTACAACTCATTTATTGAAAGCATGCGTGGCTCTGAAAAGAGCCTTTGCGGTTAGGTATAAAGACGCTTACGTGCAGAGTCTACTTGGAGCTGGTGTACTTGGTGACGGCCTTGGTGCCCTCAGACACGGCGTGCTTGGCCAGCTCGCCGGGCAGCAGCAGGCGCACGGCCGTCTGGATCTCCCGGGACGTGATGGTCGAGCGCTTGTTGTAGTGCGCCAGGCGCGACGCCTCGCCCGCGATGCGCTCGAAGATGTCGTTGACGAACGAGTTCATGATGCCCATGGCCTTGGACGAGATGCCCGTGTCCGGGTGCACCTGCTTGAGCACCTTGTACACGTAGACCGAGTAGCTCTCCTTGCGGCTGCGCTTGCGCTTCTTGCCGTCCTTCTTCTGCGCCTTGGTCACTGCCTTCTTGGAGCCCTTCTTCGGCGCAGGAGCGGACTTCGCTGGCTCAGGCATTGTAACCCTAAATATTGCGCCAGTAAGCAACACCTGAGAAAATAATTAGTCCGAGAACGCCACACTCATTTATAGCTGCGGTATTCAAATGAGGATTGTAAATTTTCGCTTATGATTGGGCTAATGTTGAGTGTGTCGTCACAAATGCGAATTCAAACGACACTTACAGATCTAGGTTTTCATTGGCTATCTTGCTGTTTCACCTCCACCCAATCAGAAAGCAGAGACTAAACTACCCAATGCTACTATAAACACCCTTGTTCCAGCCAGGCCAAATTTCATCAAAATCAAGAGTGCGGTGAACTACCTTAATATGAGAATATGTGCTCCTCTAACGTTTGATCTGGCCAACGAGATTCCTAACATCTGCTACGTAACGGGGGAGTTGGGCATCTAAATCCCCCTTCAAGCTGGCACGCCTGACAGTTTGTAGTTCCTAAAACTAACATCTAGATGTATACCTAGTGCTCCAAACCCACCGCGCTCGGTGGGTCACCCCGTTTGCTGGAGCAAGACCCAACCACCGGACCATCCAGCCTGGTAACCCGACTCCGCGCCCAGGCCCGCCCATATGGCCTCCCTCACCACGCCCCCAAAATGTGTTGCTACAGCTCTTTTCCTTGAGATCTGTGGGTGGCTCTGAAAAGAGCCTTTGGGTTGTGATCAGCTAAGCAGTTGGCCAAAgaacttttatttcttcttcgcGGGCGCCTTCTTTGGCTTAGCCGTCTTGGGTTTGGCAGCCTTGGGTTTAGACGCTTTGGGCTTCACAGCCTTGGCCTTTGCCGGGCTCTTGGGCGCCTTCTTGGGCTTCGCTGCTTTGGCCTTCTTTGGGCTCTTTGCCTTTTTAGCTCCTGCAGCAGCCGCTGGCTTCTTCGCTTTCTTTGGAGTCTTCTTAGCGCCCTTCTTTGGGGTCGCGGCACTCGTCGCCTTCTTGGGCTTCTTAGCCGCACCCGCAGACTTCTTGGGTTTGGCCGCGCCCGCCTTCTTAGGCTTGGGCTTGGCTTCCCCGGAAGCCGCCTTCTTGTTGAGCTTGAAGGAGCCGGAGGCGCCGGTGCCCTTGGTCTGGACCAGGGTGCCCTTGCTCACCAGGCTCTTGAGCCCCAGCTTGATGCGGCTGTTGTTCTTCTCCACATCGTAGCCGGCGGCCGCCAGCGCTTTCTTGAGCGCGGCCAGAGAGACCCCGCTGCGCTCTTTGGAGGCGGCCACAGCCTTGGTGATGAGCTCGGACACCGGGGGCCCGGACGCCTTGCGCTTTGCGGCGCCTGCAGACTTGCGGGCCTTCTTCTTGACGGGTGTCTTCTCGGCAGGGGCCGGAGCTGCAGGCGCGGCGGGCGCAGTCTCGGACATGATGAGGGCGGGTGTAAGGAGAGCACTTCGAGCCGGAAGCAGAGACACTGGCCGGGACTCGGGCCGCGGCGCTGCGCCCGCGCGTTTATATAGGGCGGAGCTGCACCGTGATTGGTGCGCTGTCCAGCCCGCCTCGCTGGCAGCCGCAGAGTGTCCTCTCGGATCCCGAGTTGTGTTTGTTACACCtcaaaaaaagccaaaaatatcaaaattctcTGCACCGAATTGCTCGGTTTCTCATGGGTAAGGATCCTCGAAGTCTCGGGCTTCACGCAGATCTCAAATACTGCGGAAAGCACCACACCTTGTGCCAAAAACTGGCAATATTTCTCGCCGTGCTCGGCAAATTTCAACTCCAAGAAACAaaactttctattttctttctaaattataAACTGAACTTTCACTGTAGAGTTTTCTGACCTCCAAAACCTGATTCTCCAAGTGGTTAGGTTATTATATGTCCAAAAAGCATGTTGCTAGcattaagatttttattacaaatctgCACTTAAGTGAGGGAAGTAACACAGGCTCCTCGGAGAGTCCTGCCTATTGAGCCGAGGGCATTTGAGTTCATCAAACTGGTTTAGTTGAAGGCTAAACAAATTATTGCTTATTTAGGGTTTAATTCTGGACCATTGGGACATCAACCTGTGTAtccatggttttatttttgtcCAATCCATCTGGGGTTTTAAACAATTCTTTGGGATATTTCTTTTCGTTTCTGCTCCCAAGGGTTGGGGGCGGGGCTGTTGCCTTTCTCTTCTCTGGACAACTGCTCCAAAGGTTGGGAGACCTTGAATTCAGGATatttggaaaggaaatggagtacAAAGCATACTCAGGGAACAGAACTGAAAactaattcattttcaaaaagcaTGCACATAATGTTAATAAAGTCACTGGAACTGGAGGTGCCGTTTCCTTGGAGCAATATGTCTGCAGTCGTGCTAGTGCCTCGGCCATGATGTGGATCAAATTCAGACTATATTATTTAGAATTAAAAGTCAGGTATAGAGAACACACGAAAATAAATGAGAAGTGTAAATCGGAACATGTCTGTTCCGATTGTTGCGAAAACCAGATTCTATTACTGCTGAACGGTTGATGAATGGTCAGTCTCTTACTCACCATATATGGTTTCAATCCGCTGAAAATGATGGCactccttaaaaaagaaaataaatgacatgTAAGGCATGAATGATACGTTCAAATTTCATTCTCAAAAGCAGAACTGGATAGATTGTCTGTGCTAACTTGTtgttgctatctgaaaacaccctTTGCAAACTGTCAGGAAAGAATTTTTGTCTGCATCTGTGTTTTAACTCAGTTATACAACCAAGGAAAAGCACAGTGCTTATCAGTTGACAGTGAAGCACCACAAAATTATTTCTGGAAAATAGTCTGGGTGGAATGGTCTTTTACAACTTGGGGtttggcgcggtagcctagcagcgaaagttcttgcctagcaagtgctgggatcccatatgagcgccggttctaatcctagcagcctgcttcccatccaactccctgcttgtggcctgggaaagcagtggggtactgcccgaagtcttgggaccctgcacccgcgtgggagaccaggaagaaactcctggctcctggctacggatctgtgcagctcaggctgttgcactcaaatggggagtgaaccatcagacggaagatcttcttctctgtctttcctcctctctatatatcttcctttccaatcaaaataaataaatcttaaaaaaatacttatagtGGCTCGTGCTTTAAGTTGACACAATTCTGTTCTGTGGAAATGGTTGATTGTAAGATGGCATTGGCTTTACCTTCTTTAGTTCCATTGCCCCAAATTTTGCAAGAAAGGCACTTCAGCAATGTTGAAGCAAACACACAAATGCACAAAATGAAACATAACTTTGATATACTTGTGAAAGAGTTCAAAATGATCTGCTTTAAACTAATGCTGAGAGATACAAAAAGCAGACAagtagaggctggcactgtggtgttgtGAGTAAAGCTGCCGCCTGGTGCTGCCATCTCCTGTGGGCATGGGTTCTTGTCCtgatggctccacttctgatctagctgtttgctaatgtgcctgggaaaagtagcatgAATTGGAccacgtgcttgggtccctgatactCAAATGGGAGAAATATGGAATCATACTCCATATTTGATGATCTTGGACCAATATAGAATGAATTTCAGCACATGCATTTAAGTGATAAGGCTAGGTGCCAAAGTATCCACAATATGATAGTGTTTGTGTGGGAAAGAGGGagtagagaaagattttctgttcgtTTATGCAAAAGAAATACTggaaagagaaacacacaaaatAGCTTGGTTACTTTGGGAAGATGGCTGAGAAGGAAAGGCACAAGTTAGAGGGAATGGCAATAGGATAGCAATAACATTTCATCATACGACTCTGAAAGTGTCTGGCCAAACTATTAATTAGCTAAACtataaaaattaatggaaatacAAGCACTAAAATGTGAACAACTTGTCTTGATAGCATAATGGCACTGAAGAACAGAAAATTGTAAAGAGAAAAATGTAACTTCATTCTTTGATTGGGTACTATACCTATAagtctaaaaacaaagaaaaagctatGTATTATACTATATTATTGCTTTATTAGTATGATTGATGATTGCTTTATTTAAGTCAGAGTTAAGGGAAGAGGTAATTTATAGCAGGTGAAGGGCTATATAATTTTTTagacattgtttttctttttaactcaaCAGTCAAAAATGTGGGTTACATATTGAGGGTTACTCATTGCAGCATTGTTTGACATTGTAGAATAGATTATATTTTGTATATAACACAAACTTTAAATTATGTTATGGATATGGGTCATCAATTctcaaattacttttttttatacTATGTCTTTTCATAAACTTTAAAACATGGTTAACagtatttgaaagcagagcagcagcatctgaaagagagagaaaatcttccatttattggctcAATTTTCAAAGGGCTGCAATAGCACTGGGCCATGAATTTCCTGTGCATTTCACATGTAGGTAGTAGGGGCTCAATTACTTCAGCCATCGTTTGCTGCCTTCCAAGTGtattagctggaaactggatcagaaacaaaacgCCAGGATTGGGGAACCAAGAcattgatatgggatgccagctttgcaggtggcTTAACCTTTTGAGCCACAACTTTGGTCTCTGAACTGCAACATTGGTCCCTAATAAATGTAAAATGAGATTCAGTGTGCTCATTGGTGAAGAAAGGGGAATCTGACtaaaatgaatattatgttatTGTACTAAAGCCAGatttaatataaattattttgaagtgcatcagcagttaaTACAGGTAGGGAAACAGCGCTGCATGTGCTTATGTGTGGTTAGTATACACATGTGTATCTCCTCAGCTCTGTCAGCTGAGAAATCTAGAAAGGGTAACACTTCCATAATAATTAGTAGACCTAGCACACAAATTTTGATAAGGACCATTATATGATATAGAAAATCAAGGTTTCTTAGAGAAATAGCTAATTTCAAGAGTGGGGCAGGGAAACACAGGATAGACCTGGAATATATTGTGATCACAGAAAATAGGAAATGTTCCCCTAAAACATAAATCTGTTGAAGATACAAATAGGGCAATCTTAAAGAACTCCTCATCACCAAAGCTGGCACTGTTAAGACTAAAAGATAGAAAATTATAGCATTGGATTTTAATTTACAGGGCAAAACATACATCCATAACCAAATAAATAACAGTTAGAGATAATCCTTAATTCATAATACTGATTAATTAgaacagaaaggaagggagaaatggaaaataattatcagacaagcaatatttttttttaaagatttttttttttattattattggaaagccagatatacagagaggaagatcttccatccaatgattcactccccaagtgagccgcaacgggccgcgccaatccaatgccgggaaccaggaacctcttccgggtgcagggtcccaaagctttgggccgtcctcaactgctttcccaggccacaagcagggagctggaagggaagtggagctgccgggattagaaccggcacccatatgggatcccggggctttcaaggtgaggactttagccgctagaccacgccaccggggccCAGACAAGCAATATTTCTTCTGTTACAGACAATTTGTACCAGTGGTTGCTAAAATCAGTGGGCAAAGTTCAAAAAACAGGATTTCATTACAGTTTCAAATCAGCTTTCTCAAGATGTCTGTCAACTCTGAAGGGAGAATAAGGTTACAGTGAATAATTTTGCTAGAGACCACCTTAACTAAATGAGCAAGTTCAACATCAAAAAGTAATAAACACTTTTTATATCATGAACTCCTCGCATTAAGGATGACATTTGGGTGATATTCTGGTGACAATACATAAACCCCAAATAACTTCAAATattaacaaacattttaaaaattatcagaatGTTACAAAATCAAAATGTGAAAATCTGAAATCACAAGGACAAATTACAGAACTATTGTAAACTAGAAGACactaggaaaaaataataaatttagcaTGAGATCCTGAATAGGATCCTGGAACAGAAAAAGTGGAAAACATTTGTGAAATTTGTATAATGCCTAAAAtttagttaataataataatagtcaaAGTCTATTTCCTATCTTTTAATAACTGCATAAAGTAACATAAAACATTAATATTGGGGAAGCAAGTTTAGagaaattaaaaacttttttagaGTATTTTTTATAACTTTACCATAAATCTAAAATTACTCAAAGATCTAAACTTTTCTGGTCTGGTGAtttggcataacaggtaaagctgctattTGTGACACAAGCctggttcatgcctcagctgtttcatttccaatccagctccctgatggtggttTGAAAAAGTAGTCAAAGAAGGCGAAATGCTTGGGTCCCAGATACCCGAGTGGGATGCCTGGggctggtccaagcctggctgttGAAGCTATCCAGAGAGTGactcagtagatgaaagatctctgtctctgtctctctctctctctctctctctctccatcccccctcttctctctctccccttaacTCCTTCCGAtaactaagtaaatctttaaaaacacaaaaagaaaaaaagttttctgaaaaaaattctcTTAGTATTTCATCATGTATTAATACTTTTCATAGGCAAAAACACCCAAAATATAGATTCTCCAAAGTGGCAGAAATATagattatataaatacatatttagagATCATTATTAAACTGTTACAAGCTTTGAAGTCTCTACTATAATCCTGCATTGCTTTGTTATTAGGTAGCAATatgttgcttttaaaaacatgataaaGTGGGGACCATTTTGTGTGGCATAGCTGGCAATGCTGCCTTCTGTGCCACTGGCATCCACATTAATCCTGGgatgcagatagaagatctctgtctttccctctctctttgtaactctgatgttcaaaataaataaatactttaagaaATGTTATAAtgccatgttttttttaattggggcGCTGGCAAATAAAGCTGCTTCTTTTGACACTGGCCACTTATATGGGCAGCAGTTAGAGTTCTTATTGCTCTACTTGCAAATGGCAaaggtttgggctcctgccacccatgtaggagatcctgggtaaagctcctggttactggcaTCTGGTTTTTGTCTATCTCTTGACTGGCCATCACACCCATCTAGGtagtcaaccagcagatagaaaatctctctgttctgtctctgtaactctgattttcagataaattaataattttttcccTTGAGTTTCTCAGACATCCAGATACTATCATTTCGAGATAAGCATGTTCATAGACATATATCTATGTCTGTATAATATGGCCTGATTTGTCTTGTTTTTGAAAGTTACGTATGTAAATTCATGATCTATTCTCTCTGTATCACTTTAGAACAAAAGGACCATGATTGCTTATTTGCATTGCTGCTTCATATTGCATATGTGGGCAAGGAATTTTCTTTCTAGTTCTCATGGATCCTCTCATGGTTGAAAATCATGGTTGAAATTTAATTGTGTTGAAATACTCAGGCTTTGGTTCCATGAAAATTTTGCTATTTCTAAGGCCATAAACTTGCACATGGAGACCATGTCTAGGAACTTTCGTTAACTGTCCTAGTCTTTGAAAGGTTCTGGTTCAAAAGCCAGAAATGTAAGACAAGATGTCTCAAGCGGGGCCAACCCCCAGGGGTTAAGCCTTCTTACCTGAAGTCTCAAATACCATGGCACAGTGTTAAATTACATTCTGTCCTCTCTGAATGGCTGATATGTGGGTGCAAAGACAATAAAATGGCTTTTCAAGCCACCAGGTTTTGGGCAACTTTGTTATACAAAACAAGTAACTTAAATAGTAACGTTTTCCATTTACTTTCAAGcttagttgtctttttttttagatttatttatttttattacaaagtcagatatacagagaggaggagagacagagaggaagatcttccgtccgatgattcactccccaagtgagccacaatggccagtgagcgccgatccaatgccgggaaccaggaacctcctccgggtctcctcgactgctttcccaggccacaaacagggagctggatgggaagtggagctgctggaattagaaccggcgcccatagggaatcccagggcgttcaaggtgaggactttagctgctaggccacaccgtcggGCCCTAGCTATCTCTTTTAAATGCcgtttattatttctttccaatttctttcccttcctttactTTTCCCTCCCTGTTCAGCTCCAAATTGTTTTCTCCCTTATCCTGTTTTCAATGCCAATAATATTGGTCACAATCAACTAAAGTTATTTTTATGTATAATGGTTCTAAATCTGCCCAGACAAGGAACACTGCTATATGATGCAGCTTAAGAACTGACCATCTCTTACACATTTTTGTATCTTATGTAATATGTATAGGATATGTACTTAATATCTTTCATTTCATAAATTTATGTGTTTGTATCTATGtgtatatacttacatattttgctttgttttggttttgtgtgttgtattttttgtttgttttttaactacATAC from Ochotona princeps isolate mOchPri1 chromosome 1, mOchPri1.hap1, whole genome shotgun sequence encodes:
- the H1-4 gene encoding histone H1.4 — protein: MSETAPAAPAAPAPAEKTPVKKKARKSAGAAKRKASGPPVSELITKAVAASKERSGVSLAALKKALAAAGYDVEKNNSRIKLGLKSLVSKGTLVQTKGTGASGSFKLNKKAASGEAKPKPKKAGAAKPKKSAGAAKKPKKATSAATPKKGAKKTPKKAKKPAAAAGAKKAKSPKKAKAAKPKKAPKSPAKAKAVKPKASKPKAAKPKTAKPKKAPAKKK
- the LOC101531147 gene encoding histone H2B type 1-C/E/F/G/I; protein product: MPEPAKSAPAPKKGSKKAVTKAQKKDGKKRKRSRKESYSVYVYKVLKQVHPDTGISSKAMGIMNSFVNDIFERIAGEASRLAHYNKRSTITSREIQTAVRLLLPGELAKHAVSEGTKAVTKYTSSK